A region of Sphingomonas sp. DNA encodes the following proteins:
- a CDS encoding ABC transporter ATP-binding protein, with protein sequence MEHADPIISVRGLRNAFGEQVVHDGLDLDVRRGEILGVVGGSGTGKSVLMRAIIGLQTPEAGEIEVFGEPMVGRDEEEAKHVRRRWGVLFQGGALFSTLTVAENVQVPIREFFHGLDRDLLDEIAAYKISMTGLPALAATRYPAELSGGMKKRAGMARALALDPELLFLDEPTAGLDPIGAAAFDQLIKELRHALGLTVFLITHDLDTLYAVCDRVAVLADRKVVAIGTIPELLALDHQWIQDYFKGPRGRAAATINEREEAGS encoded by the coding sequence ATGGAACACGCCGATCCGATCATCTCGGTGCGGGGGCTGCGCAACGCGTTCGGCGAGCAGGTGGTCCATGACGGGCTCGACCTCGACGTCCGGCGCGGCGAGATATTGGGCGTGGTCGGCGGATCGGGCACCGGCAAATCGGTGTTGATGCGCGCGATCATCGGCCTGCAGACGCCGGAGGCCGGCGAGATCGAGGTGTTCGGCGAGCCGATGGTCGGCCGCGACGAGGAGGAGGCCAAGCATGTCCGCCGCCGCTGGGGCGTCCTGTTCCAGGGCGGCGCACTCTTCTCGACGCTGACCGTCGCCGAGAATGTCCAGGTGCCGATCCGCGAATTCTTCCACGGCCTCGATCGCGACCTGCTCGACGAGATCGCGGCCTACAAGATTTCGATGACCGGCTTGCCGGCCCTGGCCGCCACGCGCTATCCGGCCGAGCTATCCGGCGGCATGAAGAAGCGCGCCGGCATGGCGCGCGCGCTGGCGCTCGATCCGGAATTGCTGTTCCTGGACGAGCCCACGGCGGGACTCGACCCGATCGGTGCGGCGGCGTTCGATCAGCTCATCAAGGAGTTGCGGCACGCGCTCGGGCTCACCGTCTTCCTGATCACGCACGATCTGGACACGCTCTATGCGGTTTGCGACCGGGTCGCGGTGCTGGCCGACCGCAAGGTAGTGGCCATCGGAACGATTCCGGAATTATTGGCTTTGGACCATCAGTGGATTCAGGATTACTTCAAGGGGCCGCGCGGGCGCGCGGCGGCGACGATCAATGAACGCGAAGAGGCCGGGAGCTGA
- a CDS encoding MlaE family lipid ABC transporter permease subunit: protein MSVTAEFSSNVENGRCVLRFTGSLTLLRLRKLSEELDAITANDILVDLSGVERMDTVGAWLIHKLARDRGARIEGVSEEQQLLLDQVAKADQPMQVRAEPEPQMLGMVADVGAATKAALTTLVGLLGFFGALCISVWHLIKHPRRFRFNAVVTRFEMVGVNALGIIGLMSFLVGIVIAQQGAVQLRQFGAEVYTINLIARAAFMELGVLMTAIMVAGRSGSAFAAQLGSMKLNEEVDAMRTIGVSPMEALVLPRVLATVLMMPLLGFYAAVIAIVGGGFFCWTVLDIPPVTFFQRVQEIVPMTDIYRTLIKAPVFGMIVAMAGCYQGLQVRGNAEEVGLRTTTAVVQGIFLVIVLDAFFAVFFTSIGWT, encoded by the coding sequence ATGAGCGTCACCGCCGAATTCAGCAGCAATGTCGAGAATGGCCGGTGCGTCCTGCGCTTCACCGGCAGTCTCACCTTGCTGCGGCTGCGCAAGCTCTCCGAGGAGCTGGACGCGATCACTGCCAACGACATTCTGGTCGACCTGTCCGGCGTCGAGCGGATGGACACGGTCGGCGCCTGGCTGATCCACAAGCTGGCGCGCGATCGCGGCGCGCGGATTGAAGGGGTGAGCGAGGAGCAGCAATTGCTGCTCGACCAGGTCGCCAAGGCGGACCAGCCGATGCAGGTCCGCGCCGAGCCCGAGCCGCAGATGCTCGGCATGGTCGCCGATGTCGGCGCGGCAACCAAGGCAGCGCTGACCACGCTGGTCGGCCTGCTCGGCTTTTTCGGCGCGCTGTGCATCTCGGTCTGGCACCTGATCAAGCATCCGCGCCGCTTCCGCTTCAATGCGGTGGTGACGCGTTTCGAGATGGTCGGCGTCAACGCCTTGGGCATCATCGGCCTGATGAGCTTCCTGGTCGGCATCGTCATCGCCCAGCAGGGCGCGGTGCAGCTCCGCCAGTTCGGCGCGGAAGTCTATACGATCAACCTGATCGCGCGCGCCGCCTTCATGGAATTGGGCGTGCTCATGACCGCGATCATGGTCGCAGGGCGCTCGGGCTCCGCCTTCGCCGCGCAACTCGGCTCGATGAAGCTCAATGAGGAGGTGGACGCAATGCGCACCATCGGCGTCTCGCCGATGGAGGCGCTGGTGCTGCCGCGCGTGCTGGCGACGGTGCTGATGATGCCTTTGCTGGGCTTCTATGCCGCCGTCATCGCAATCGTCGGCGGCGGGTTCTTCTGCTGGACCGTGCTCGACATTCCACCGGTCACCTTCTTTCAGCGGGTGCAGGAAATCGTGCCGATGACCGACATCTACCGCACCCTGATAAAGGCGCCGGTCTTCGGCATGATCGTCGCCATGGCCGGCTGCTATCAGGGCCTCCAGGTGCGCGGCAATGCCGAGGAGGTCGGCCTCAGGACCACCACCGCCGTCGTCCAGGGCATCTTCCTGGTCATCGTCCTCGACGCCTTCTTCGCCGTCTTCTTCACCTCGATCGGCTGGACCTGA
- a CDS encoding HAD-IB family phosphatase yields MTEALAIYDMDKTVTRRPTFTPFLIHACARLAPWRAVLLPVVALTVLAYGMRLIDRGRLKELNYRLLIGRPTPEALEPVIHSFADRQVATNILPGARTRLAEDKAAGRRLVMATASYRLYAAAIAARLGFDDVIATDTLADRKGRIVARIDGANCYGLGKLDMIEAWLQREGLEREAVHIRFYSDHISDSPVHAWSDEAFATNAHDRLVRLATDEGWEVLDWRDRKRARR; encoded by the coding sequence ATGACCGAGGCGCTCGCCATCTACGATATGGACAAGACGGTGACGCGACGGCCGACCTTCACGCCGTTCCTGATCCATGCCTGCGCGCGGCTCGCACCGTGGCGGGCGGTGCTGCTGCCGGTCGTCGCATTGACCGTGCTGGCCTATGGGATGCGGCTGATCGACCGAGGCCGGCTCAAGGAGCTGAACTACCGGCTGCTGATCGGCCGGCCGACGCCGGAGGCGCTGGAGCCCGTCATCCACAGCTTCGCCGACCGGCAGGTCGCGACCAACATCCTGCCCGGCGCGCGGACCCGCCTTGCCGAGGACAAGGCGGCCGGGCGTCGGCTGGTGATGGCGACCGCCTCCTACCGGCTCTACGCCGCTGCGATCGCCGCGCGGCTGGGCTTCGACGACGTGATCGCCACCGACACCCTGGCCGACCGCAAGGGGCGGATCGTCGCCCGGATCGACGGCGCCAATTGCTACGGCCTCGGCAAGCTCGACATGATCGAGGCCTGGCTCCAGCGCGAGGGGCTGGAGCGCGAGGCGGTCCATATCCGCTTCTATTCCGACCACATCTCCGATTCGCCGGTCCACGCCTGGTCGGATGAAGCCTTCGCCACCAACGCCCACGACCGGCTGGTGCGCCTGGCCACGGACGAAGGCTGGGAAGTGCTCGACTGGCGCGACCGGAAACGGGCGCGGCGCTAG
- a CDS encoding cystathionine gamma-synthase family protein, giving the protein MADESELTGATPRRRPKPDVLEIGGRKLKPSTLMMGHGFDPALSEGSLKAPIFLTSTFVFENAAAGKRHFEGVTGKRPGGAEGLVYSRFNGPNQEILEDRLGLWEDAEDALTFSSGMSAIATLLLALVQPGDVVVHSGPLYAATETLIGRILGRFGVAWLDFPAGATEAEIAAVVEQAKAQGRVPLIYLESPANPTNALVDIQAVRKVRDEMFAQGERPPIAIDNTFLGPLWQQPLRHGADLSVYSLTKYAGGHSDLVAGGITGSKELINTIRMLRNTIGTITDPNTAWMLLRSLETLELRMTRAGENAEKVCEFLRDHPKVESVGYLGFLKDGRQADIYRRHCTGAGSTFSLYLKGGETESFAFLDSLKIAHLAVSLGGTETLASAPAAMTHLSVPPERKAALGITDNLVRISIGVEDPDDLIADFDQALKAV; this is encoded by the coding sequence ATGGCAGACGAATCCGAACTGACGGGCGCGACCCCGCGCCGCCGCCCCAAGCCCGACGTGCTCGAAATCGGCGGGCGCAAGCTGAAGCCTTCGACGCTGATGATGGGCCATGGCTTCGATCCGGCCTTGTCGGAAGGCTCGCTGAAGGCGCCGATCTTCCTCACCTCCACCTTCGTCTTCGAGAATGCGGCGGCCGGCAAGCGCCATTTCGAAGGCGTGACCGGCAAGCGCCCCGGCGGCGCCGAGGGCCTGGTCTATTCGCGCTTCAACGGGCCGAATCAGGAGATTCTCGAGGACCGGCTCGGCCTCTGGGAGGATGCCGAGGACGCGCTCACCTTCTCCTCCGGCATGTCGGCGATCGCGACCCTGCTGCTCGCGCTCGTCCAGCCGGGCGACGTGGTCGTCCATTCCGGCCCGCTCTACGCGGCGACCGAGACCTTGATCGGCCGCATCCTCGGCCGCTTCGGCGTCGCCTGGCTCGATTTCCCCGCCGGCGCGACCGAGGCGGAGATCGCCGCCGTGGTCGAGCAGGCGAAGGCGCAGGGCCGCGTCCCGCTCATCTATCTGGAGAGCCCGGCCAATCCGACCAACGCGCTGGTCGATATCCAGGCGGTGCGCAAGGTGCGCGACGAGATGTTCGCGCAAGGGGAGCGCCCGCCGATCGCGATCGACAACACCTTCCTGGGCCCGCTCTGGCAGCAGCCGCTGCGCCACGGCGCGGACCTCAGCGTCTACAGCCTCACCAAATATGCCGGCGGACACAGCGATCTGGTCGCGGGCGGCATCACGGGGTCGAAGGAACTCATCAACACGATCCGGATGCTCCGCAACACGATCGGCACGATCACCGATCCGAACACCGCCTGGATGCTGCTCAGGAGCCTCGAGACACTGGAGCTGCGCATGACCCGCGCCGGCGAGAATGCCGAGAAGGTGTGCGAATTCCTGCGCGATCATCCGAAGGTGGAGAGCGTCGGCTATCTCGGTTTCCTGAAGGACGGGCGGCAGGCGGACATCTACCGCCGGCACTGCACCGGCGCGGGATCGACCTTCTCGCTCTACCTGAAGGGCGGCGAGACGGAGAGCTTCGCCTTCCTCGATTCGCTGAAGATCGCCCATCTCGCGGTCAGCCTCGGCGGCACCGAGACGCTGGCCAGCGCGCCGGCGGCGATGACGCACCTGTCGGTCCCGCCGGAGCGCAAGGCGGCGCTCGGCATCACCGACAATCTGGTCCGCATCTCGATCGGGGTGGAGGACCCCGACGACCTGATCGCCGATTTCGACCAGGCGCTGAAGGCGGTTTAG
- the pgeF gene encoding peptidoglycan editing factor PgeF, with product MSAVEAIRAAVLGDLPHGFLGRRGGVSEGACAGLNVGFGSNDEREAIAENRRRAVAAVAPGARLATVHQVHSPHAIFAAAPWPDDARPHADALVTNRPGLALGILTADCAPVLFADMGAGVIGAAHAGWKGAFGGVIEATLAAMEKLGAARGGIVAAIGPAIARRSYEVDDGFHRRFVEADPENDRFFTAGRDGYHQFDLEGYAAARLAAAGVGRVEALGLDTYSQPDRFFSYRRATHEGLPDYGRQLSLIALRG from the coding sequence GTGAGCGCGGTCGAGGCGATCCGGGCCGCCGTGCTGGGCGACCTGCCGCACGGCTTTCTCGGCCGGCGCGGCGGCGTCTCCGAAGGCGCGTGCGCCGGCCTCAATGTCGGCTTCGGCTCGAACGACGAGCGGGAGGCGATCGCCGAGAATCGCCGCCGCGCGGTTGCGGCTGTGGCGCCGGGCGCGCGGTTGGCAACGGTGCACCAGGTCCATTCGCCCCATGCGATCTTCGCCGCCGCGCCCTGGCCGGACGACGCGCGGCCCCATGCCGACGCGCTGGTGACGAACCGGCCAGGCCTTGCGCTCGGCATTCTCACCGCCGATTGCGCACCGGTTTTGTTCGCCGACATGGGCGCGGGCGTGATCGGCGCGGCCCATGCGGGGTGGAAGGGCGCGTTCGGCGGCGTGATCGAAGCGACGCTGGCGGCGATGGAGAAACTGGGCGCGGCGCGCGGCGGCATCGTCGCGGCGATCGGCCCGGCCATCGCCCGCAGATCCTATGAGGTGGACGATGGCTTCCACCGCCGCTTCGTCGAGGCCGATCCGGAGAACGACCGCTTCTTCACCGCCGGGCGCGACGGCTACCACCAGTTCGACCTGGAAGGCTATGCCGCCGCCCGGCTGGCCGCCGCCGGGGTGGGGCGCGTGGAAGCGCTGGGCCTCGACACCTATTCCCAGCCGGACCGTTTCTTCAGCTACCGCCGCGCGACCCATGAAGGGCTGCCCGATTACGGCCGCCAGCTCTCGCTGATCGCGCTTCGGGGCTAG
- a CDS encoding GNAT family N-acetyltransferase, producing MSVTYRLATRADDQALAAVGRLCFAETFGPHFAPDDMALHLDRSFGPGGLPADLDDPACRVWMTEADGEIAGYLKLMPMGLPVDHPTGSLEIRQLYILTPWQGAGIAAALMDWAIGAARERGAPALFLSVWEKGARAIAFYRKHGFEIAGSAPFTLGASVMIDPVMRRDL from the coding sequence GTGAGCGTCACTTATCGTCTCGCCACGCGGGCGGATGACCAGGCGCTCGCCGCTGTGGGCCGGCTTTGCTTCGCCGAAACCTTCGGCCCCCATTTCGCGCCGGACGACATGGCGCTTCATCTCGACCGCAGCTTCGGCCCCGGCGGCCTGCCCGCCGATCTCGACGATCCCGCCTGTCGCGTGTGGATGACCGAGGCGGACGGCGAGATTGCCGGTTACCTGAAGCTGATGCCGATGGGTCTGCCGGTCGATCATCCGACAGGTTCGCTGGAGATCAGGCAGCTCTATATTTTGACGCCCTGGCAGGGTGCGGGCATCGCGGCGGCGCTGATGGACTGGGCGATCGGAGCCGCGCGCGAACGCGGCGCGCCGGCTTTGTTCCTGAGCGTTTGGGAAAAGGGCGCGCGGGCAATCGCCTTCTATCGCAAGCATGGCTTCGAGATCGCGGGATCGGCGCCCTTCACGCTCGGCGCGTCGGTCATGATCGATCCCGTCATGCGGCGCGACCTGTGA
- a CDS encoding GNAT family N-acetyltransferase: MVDDAALMSALGVRTFTETFGHLYTPENLAAFLENHSEATWRRELEDPRYAIRIAEADGQAAGFAKLGPPSLPFKPEGPSAELRQLYVLKPWHGEGIAPVLMAWVLDRARAQGAAELYLSVFIDNARARRFYGRYGFEAVGRYDFMVGTHADEDIVMRLKL; this comes from the coding sequence ATGGTCGACGATGCGGCGTTGATGTCCGCGCTCGGCGTTCGTACGTTCACCGAGACGTTCGGCCATCTCTACACGCCGGAGAATCTCGCCGCCTTCCTCGAAAATCACAGCGAGGCGACCTGGCGCCGCGAGCTTGAGGATCCGCGTTACGCGATCCGGATCGCCGAGGCGGACGGGCAGGCGGCGGGCTTCGCCAAGCTCGGCCCGCCCTCGCTGCCGTTCAAGCCGGAGGGGCCGAGCGCGGAGTTGCGCCAGCTCTATGTGCTGAAGCCCTGGCACGGTGAGGGCATCGCGCCGGTGCTGATGGCCTGGGTGCTGGATCGGGCGCGCGCGCAGGGCGCCGCCGAGCTCTATCTCTCCGTCTTCATCGACAATGCGCGTGCCAGGCGCTTCTATGGTCGCTATGGGTTCGAGGCGGTGGGGCGCTACGACTTCATGGTCGGCACCCATGCCGACGAGGACATCGTCATGCGGCTGAAATTGTGA
- a CDS encoding SAM-dependent methyltransferase codes for MAAANAHYYATRDPLGVKGDFTTAPEISQMFGELIGVWLADLWTRAGAPAEAAYVELGPGRGTLAADALRAMKAAGLAPAVHFVETSPLLRGAQAERVPGALWHDDIATLPADRPLLIVANEFFDALPICQFAADGRELRVALADDAFARDGAVETEISPASLDIVRALAERLATQGGAMLIVDYGHDRPGRGDTLQAVAGHEYADPWMAPGTRDLTAHVDFHALGAAARQSGARIAGPVGQGDWLDAMGIALRAAALARAVPSRTEEIEAARLRLTAPEQMGRLFKAMAVLASNWPRPAGL; via the coding sequence ATGGCGGCGGCCAACGCGCATTATTACGCGACCCGCGATCCGCTCGGTGTGAAGGGCGATTTCACCACCGCGCCGGAGATCAGCCAGATGTTCGGCGAGCTGATCGGCGTCTGGCTGGCGGACCTGTGGACCCGCGCCGGCGCGCCCGCCGAAGCCGCCTATGTCGAATTGGGGCCGGGTCGCGGCACGCTCGCCGCCGACGCGCTGCGGGCGATGAAGGCGGCGGGCCTCGCCCCTGCGGTCCATTTCGTCGAAACGAGCCCGCTGCTGCGCGGCGCGCAGGCCGAGCGGGTGCCCGGTGCGCTCTGGCATGACGATATCGCGACCCTGCCGGCGGACCGGCCGCTGCTGATCGTCGCCAACGAATTCTTCGATGCGCTGCCGATATGCCAGTTCGCCGCCGATGGACGCGAGCTTCGGGTCGCGTTGGCGGATGACGCTTTTGCCCGGGACGGCGCGGTCGAAACCGAGATCTCGCCCGCCTCGCTGGATATCGTGCGCGCGCTGGCCGAACGGCTCGCCACGCAGGGTGGAGCGATGCTGATCGTCGATTACGGTCATGACCGGCCCGGCCGGGGCGACACGCTCCAGGCGGTGGCGGGGCATGAATATGCCGATCCGTGGATGGCGCCGGGCACGCGCGATCTCACCGCCCATGTCGATTTCCATGCGCTGGGTGCCGCCGCGCGACAAAGCGGCGCGCGGATCGCGGGACCGGTGGGGCAGGGCGACTGGCTCGACGCGATGGGCATCGCGCTGCGCGCCGCCGCCTTGGCCCGCGCCGTGCCGTCGCGCACCGAGGAGATCGAGGCCGCCCGGTTGCGCCTCACCGCGCCGGAACAGATGGGGCGATTGTTCAAGGCGATGGCGGTACTGGCGTCGAACTGGCCGCGGCCTGCGGGATTGTGA
- the lgt gene encoding prolipoprotein diacylglyceryl transferase has translation MTAHGGAISYVDLGLSPIALDLGWFQLRWYSLAYLAGIVFGWWYLLKLIAQPAAPMARRHADDLVFYATLGVILGGRLGYVLFYKPLHYLHHPIEILQLWDGGMSFHGGVIGVSLGIFWMAWRQGLDWLRIHDYVACCIPAGLFLGRLANFVNAELWGSVTNVPWAVRFPEVVDGMLVLGPPRHPSQLYEAALEGILLFLILAVMFWKTRARYRPGMLVGVFLLVYGLSRFAVEFVRLPDAHLVDFAERSQLHMGQWLSLPMILGGLYLVLTAGRRADRVRPVPADAGA, from the coding sequence ATGACAGCACATGGCGGGGCGATCAGCTATGTCGATCTCGGCCTCAGCCCGATCGCGCTCGATCTCGGCTGGTTCCAGCTCCGCTGGTACAGCCTGGCCTATCTGGCCGGCATCGTCTTCGGCTGGTGGTATCTGCTGAAGCTTATCGCCCAGCCCGCCGCGCCGATGGCGCGTCGCCATGCCGACGATCTGGTCTTCTATGCGACGCTCGGCGTCATCCTGGGCGGCCGGCTGGGCTATGTCCTCTTCTACAAACCGCTTCATTATCTTCATCACCCGATCGAGATATTGCAACTCTGGGACGGCGGCATGTCGTTCCACGGCGGCGTGATCGGCGTCAGCCTCGGCATCTTCTGGATGGCGTGGCGGCAGGGGCTCGATTGGCTGCGCATCCACGATTATGTCGCCTGCTGCATCCCCGCCGGCCTGTTCCTGGGCCGCCTCGCCAATTTCGTGAATGCCGAATTGTGGGGCTCCGTGACGAACGTGCCCTGGGCGGTGCGTTTTCCGGAAGTCGTGGACGGCATGCTGGTGCTCGGTCCGCCCCGCCATCCCAGCCAGCTTTACGAAGCGGCGCTGGAAGGCATCCTGCTTTTCCTGATTCTGGCGGTCATGTTCTGGAAGACCCGCGCCCGCTACCGGCCCGGGATGCTCGTCGGCGTCTTCCTGCTCGTCTACGGCCTCAGCCGCTTCGCCGTTGAGTTCGTCCGCCTGCCGGACGCGCATCTCGTGGATTTCGCCGAGAGAAGTCAGCTTCACATGGGCCAATGGCTATCGCTGCCGATGATCCTGGGCGGCCTCTATCTGGTGCTGACCGCCGGCCGGCGCGCCGACCGGGTGCGGCCGGTCCCGGCCGATGCCGGCGCCTGA
- a CDS encoding acyl--CoA ligase, which translates to MPSELDRRYDAALAVVTGEGGRIQVGRDEQGRAVAAQLPPTLPLLFDFFCMLHADVEAVVAGDERFTFSQLHGHATTLARALAGAGIAKGDRVGIAMRNCPAWIVSYIAIAKAGGVAVLLNGWWEADELRHALNLVAPKLVIADAGRARRIAATGLGLNVTTLPVDAPIAEAIAPLLGTEGELPQVAPSDDATILFTSGSTGLAKGAVSTHRAVTTGVYAYATGLAVLRGLREAAGETVPDPRTLVNVPLFHVTGEVPVMLNSFVIGRGMVLMPKWDAGEALRLIEAEKITYFVGVPTMSLELMQHPDRDKYDLSTMTDIAAGGAPRPVAHVERLEDAFTGAQPALGYGLTETNAVGCGNYWSNYHDKPASTGRAQAPYVELAIIGENGAHLPTGEVGEIAIRSAANIRGYWRDEAATAAAFTADGYFKSGDLGYLDEAGYLFIVDRKKDIIIRGGENISAQEVEAAIYTHPAVSEVAVFGITDERFGEVPAAVVYCEEGGLDDEGLIAFLAGHLAQFKLPARCWFVDAPLPKLGTGKIDKVELRTRYRALAAAE; encoded by the coding sequence ATGCCCAGCGAGCTGGACCGACGATATGACGCGGCGCTGGCCGTGGTCACTGGCGAAGGCGGCAGGATCCAGGTCGGCCGCGACGAACAGGGCCGCGCCGTCGCCGCGCAGCTGCCGCCGACCCTTCCGCTGCTCTTCGATTTCTTCTGCATGCTCCACGCCGATGTCGAGGCGGTGGTCGCCGGCGACGAGCGGTTCACCTTCTCCCAATTGCATGGCCATGCCACCACGCTTGCCAGGGCGCTGGCCGGCGCCGGCATCGCCAAGGGCGACCGGGTGGGCATCGCGATGCGCAACTGCCCGGCCTGGATCGTTTCCTATATCGCGATCGCCAAGGCGGGCGGCGTCGCCGTGCTGCTCAACGGCTGGTGGGAAGCGGACGAGCTGCGCCATGCGCTGAATCTGGTCGCGCCGAAGCTGGTGATCGCCGATGCGGGCCGGGCCAGGCGCATCGCCGCGACCGGCCTCGGCCTCAACGTCACGACCCTGCCGGTCGACGCGCCGATCGCCGAGGCGATCGCGCCCTTGCTCGGGACCGAAGGCGAGCTGCCGCAGGTCGCGCCGAGCGACGACGCCACCATCCTCTTCACCTCGGGCTCCACCGGCCTCGCCAAGGGCGCGGTCTCGACCCACCGCGCCGTCACCACCGGCGTCTATGCCTATGCGACCGGCCTCGCCGTGCTGCGCGGCCTCCGGGAGGCGGCGGGCGAGACGGTTCCCGACCCGCGCACCCTGGTCAACGTGCCGCTCTTCCACGTCACCGGCGAGGTGCCGGTGATGCTCAACAGCTTCGTGATCGGGCGCGGCATGGTGCTGATGCCCAAATGGGACGCGGGCGAGGCGCTGCGGCTGATCGAGGCGGAGAAGATCACCTATTTCGTCGGCGTGCCGACGATGAGCCTGGAGCTGATGCAGCATCCGGACCGCGACAAATACGATCTTTCGACCATGACCGACATCGCCGCCGGCGGCGCGCCCCGCCCGGTCGCCCATGTCGAGCGGCTGGAAGATGCCTTCACGGGCGCGCAGCCGGCTTTGGGCTATGGCCTGACCGAGACCAACGCGGTCGGCTGCGGCAATTACTGGTCCAATTATCACGACAAGCCGGCCTCGACCGGCCGCGCCCAGGCGCCTTATGTCGAGCTCGCCATCATCGGCGAGAACGGCGCTCACCTGCCCACCGGCGAGGTGGGTGAGATCGCGATCCGCTCGGCGGCCAATATCCGCGGCTACTGGCGCGACGAGGCGGCGACCGCCGCCGCCTTCACTGCCGACGGCTATTTCAAGTCCGGCGACCTCGGCTATCTCGACGAGGCCGGCTATCTCTTCATCGTCGACCGCAAGAAGGACATCATCATCCGCGGCGGCGAGAACATCTCCGCGCAGGAGGTGGAGGCGGCGATCTACACCCATCCGGCGGTCTCGGAAGTCGCCGTGTTCGGCATAACCGACGAGCGCTTCGGCGAAGTGCCGGCGGCGGTCGTCTATTGCGAGGAGGGCGGGCTGGACGACGAAGGGCTGATCGCCTTCCTCGCCGGCCATCTCGCCCAGTTCAAGCTGCCGGCGCGCTGCTGGTTCGTCGATGCGCCGCTGCCCAAGCTCGGCACCGGCAAGATCGACAAGGTGGAGCTGCGGACGCGCTACCGGGCGCTTGCCGCGGCGGAATGA
- a CDS encoding YdeI/OmpD-associated family protein, whose protein sequence is MKTDPRIDAYIAARADFARPILEHLRAMIHEACPEAEETLKWSMPSFMWRGKILAGMAAFKAHATFGYWNDAMLGQDEKNRSAMGQFGRLTSIDDLPSRATLIDLTRQSMALIETGAKPPRATAKKPPLTVPQDLRAGIDADPAAKATFDAFPPSCQREYVEWVTEAKRDETRAKRLAQTVEWLAEGKRRNWKYENC, encoded by the coding sequence ATGAAGACCGATCCCAGAATCGACGCCTATATCGCCGCGCGCGCGGATTTCGCCCGGCCGATCCTGGAGCATCTGCGCGCCATGATCCACGAGGCCTGTCCGGAGGCCGAGGAGACGCTGAAGTGGAGCATGCCGAGCTTCATGTGGCGCGGGAAGATCCTGGCGGGCATGGCCGCGTTCAAGGCGCATGCGACCTTCGGCTACTGGAACGACGCGATGCTGGGCCAGGACGAGAAGAACCGTTCGGCGATGGGCCAGTTCGGCCGGCTGACGAGCATCGACGACCTGCCATCGCGCGCGACCCTGATCGATCTCACCCGCCAGTCGATGGCGCTGATCGAAACGGGCGCGAAGCCGCCGCGCGCGACGGCGAAGAAGCCGCCCTTGACCGTGCCGCAAGACCTGCGCGCCGGGATCGACGCGGACCCCGCCGCCAAGGCGACGTTCGACGCCTTCCCGCCGAGCTGTCAACGCGAATATGTCGAATGGGTCACCGAGGCGAAGCGCGACGAGACGCGCGCGAAGCGCCTGGCCCAGACGGTGGAATGGCTGGCGGAAGGCAAGCGGCGGAACTGGAAATACGAGAATTGCTGA